A single genomic interval of Granulicella tundricola MP5ACTX9 harbors:
- the thrC gene encoding threonine synthase — translation MIESHKLRCTGCATEISGPNAPSDFRCPLCKNLYEVIYPWSIKGTQKEGVAAASLPNASALRWLWQERRTSTMPVDQSGVWRFRDLLPIVTDMNKVTTLREGNTPLYELPKSAKALGLHWVLAKHQGMNPTGSFKDTGMTAALSVAVERGFEWVACASTGNTSAAMAAYAARAGLRSIVFIPEGKIAWGKLSQSMDYGALTVQLKTDFDGCVRLVNELVRAYPIYLLNSVNPYRLEGQKTPAFELLEQLEWQVPEHVIAPGGNLANASALAKGFAEAHQLGLIPRIPKISIIQAQDANPLYTFMHQPGGTDGRELIPVTAETRASAIRIGNPASWRKAVNALQTTGGWCEEVTEQEIALAKAQIGAEGIGCEPASAVTLAGLKKLVADGRVKEKDRAVLILTGHTLKDSDYTIQYHRNELFTNQETAALTPEEAAQHTHLRKPPIVLEANRETVLSALEAQMKA, via the coding sequence ATGATCGAGTCACACAAGCTTAGATGCACAGGATGCGCTACCGAGATCTCCGGCCCAAATGCCCCCAGCGACTTCCGCTGCCCGCTCTGCAAAAACCTCTATGAAGTCATTTATCCCTGGTCGATCAAAGGTACTCAGAAGGAAGGCGTAGCAGCCGCATCCCTCCCCAACGCCTCAGCCCTCCGCTGGCTCTGGCAGGAGCGCCGCACCTCCACCATGCCCGTAGACCAGTCCGGCGTATGGCGCTTCCGTGACCTCCTCCCCATCGTCACGGACATGAACAAGGTCACGACGCTGCGAGAGGGCAACACCCCCCTCTACGAACTTCCCAAGTCCGCCAAAGCCCTTGGCCTCCACTGGGTCCTCGCCAAGCACCAGGGCATGAACCCCACCGGCTCCTTCAAGGACACCGGCATGACCGCCGCCCTCTCCGTTGCGGTCGAGCGAGGCTTTGAGTGGGTCGCCTGCGCCAGCACCGGTAACACCTCCGCCGCCATGGCCGCCTACGCCGCCCGCGCCGGCCTCCGCTCCATCGTCTTCATCCCTGAGGGCAAGATCGCCTGGGGCAAGCTCTCCCAGTCCATGGACTACGGAGCCCTCACCGTCCAGCTCAAAACAGACTTCGACGGCTGCGTCCGCCTCGTGAACGAGCTCGTCCGCGCCTACCCCATCTATCTCCTCAACTCGGTCAACCCCTACCGCCTGGAAGGTCAGAAGACCCCCGCCTTCGAGCTCCTGGAGCAACTGGAGTGGCAGGTCCCCGAGCACGTCATCGCCCCCGGCGGCAACCTCGCCAACGCCAGCGCCTTGGCAAAGGGCTTCGCGGAAGCCCATCAACTAGGCCTCATCCCCCGCATCCCAAAGATCTCCATCATCCAGGCCCAGGACGCCAACCCTCTCTACACCTTCATGCACCAACCCGGCGGCACAGACGGCAGGGAACTGATCCCCGTCACCGCGGAGACCCGAGCCTCCGCCATCCGCATCGGCAACCCCGCCTCCTGGCGCAAGGCCGTCAACGCCCTCCAGACCACCGGAGGCTGGTGTGAAGAGGTCACCGAGCAGGAGATAGCCCTCGCCAAAGCCCAGATCGGTGCCGAAGGCATAGGCTGCGAGCCAGCCTCAGCAGTCACCCTGGCAGGCCTGAAGAAGCTGGTAGCGGATGGTCGAGTCAAAGAAAAAGACCGCGCCGTGTTGATCCTCACAGGCCACACCCTCAAGGACTCCGACTACACCATCCAATACCACCGCAACGAGCTCTTCACCAACCAGGAAACCGCCGCCCTAACCCCAGAAGAAGCCGCCCAACACACCCACCTCCGCAAACCCCCCATAGTCCTCGAAGCCAACCGCGAAACAGTCCTCTCCGCCCTCGAAGCGCAAATGAAGGCGTAA
- a CDS encoding response regulator: protein MVRPCFLVIDREHSGSISTRKLVIETAKFNVITAYSSPEAIETLKAFPALSGIVLDAGIKDMPCPELVEALKQIKPTIPIVAVGTPRVESCGPADHFLHSFDPAPLLLLLKNLIPEQAEAIERHNEKLALNET, encoded by the coding sequence ATGGTCCGCCCATGCTTCCTCGTCATAGACCGCGAGCACTCCGGCAGCATCTCCACCCGCAAGCTCGTCATCGAGACCGCCAAGTTCAACGTCATCACCGCGTATAGTAGCCCGGAAGCCATTGAAACCCTCAAAGCCTTCCCAGCCCTTAGCGGCATAGTCCTGGACGCAGGCATCAAGGACATGCCCTGCCCGGAACTGGTCGAAGCCCTCAAGCAGATTAAGCCCACTATCCCCATAGTCGCCGTGGGAACTCCCCGAGTCGAAAGCTGCGGCCCTGCCGACCACTTCCTCCACTCCTTCGACCCAGCACCCTTGCTTCTACTCTTAAAAAACCTCATCCCCGAGCAAGCGGAAGCGATCGAGCGACACAACGAGAAGCTAGCCCTCAACGAGACGTAG
- a CDS encoding CAP domain-containing protein, with amino-acid sequence MLLSSSHSRFLVVLLLGLFAGGIALSQGRSVSEQYLLAAANQDRVANSLRPVRLDPLLSAAALVHAREMAAHRAISHRFPGEADLADRVANAGVPFSLVTENVAEASNSALVHELWMKSPGHRANLLDAQVDSIGIAVLAVQGQLYAVEDFARTVAVISFQEQEGRVGGLLEGSGVIVSSDPVDARRTCKMESGYSGTPQPWFVMRYTTATLARLPEQLAARLSTGKYRRAAVGACTPSKSTPFSSYSIAVMLYP; translated from the coding sequence ATGCTTCTGTCCTCGAGTCATTCCAGGTTCCTTGTGGTGCTTCTCCTCGGCCTCTTCGCCGGGGGAATTGCGCTCTCTCAGGGGCGAAGCGTATCTGAGCAGTATCTTCTGGCGGCAGCAAATCAAGACAGGGTGGCCAATTCCCTGCGCCCGGTGCGGCTTGATCCGCTCCTCTCTGCTGCAGCGTTGGTGCATGCTCGTGAGATGGCGGCCCATCGGGCGATCTCGCATCGGTTTCCGGGTGAAGCGGACTTGGCGGACCGCGTTGCGAATGCTGGTGTGCCGTTCAGCCTTGTGACAGAGAATGTTGCCGAAGCCTCAAACTCAGCCTTAGTGCATGAGCTCTGGATGAAGTCGCCTGGGCATCGTGCCAATCTGCTCGATGCCCAGGTGGATTCCATCGGGATCGCAGTTTTGGCTGTCCAGGGACAGCTTTACGCCGTTGAAGATTTTGCCCGTACGGTGGCGGTCATTTCTTTTCAGGAACAGGAGGGCCGAGTGGGCGGTCTCCTGGAGGGCTCGGGTGTGATCGTGTCGAGCGACCCTGTGGACGCCCGGCGTACCTGCAAGATGGAGAGCGGATACTCCGGCACGCCACAGCCATGGTTTGTGATGCGTTACACGACTGCCACCCTGGCCCGACTCCCTGAGCAGCTTGCCGCCCGGTTGTCTACGGGTAAGTATCGCCGGGCTGCCGTGGGGGCTTGTACGCCTTCCAAGAGCACGCCGTTCAGCAGCTACTCGATTGCGGTGATGCTCTATCCCTGA
- a CDS encoding WecB/TagA/CpsF family glycosyltransferase — METTASQPLAYSSHFRKILGVNFFGGQAKEAVEMMRSGGLLVVPAAPALKDLSTNSGYRDALVNADLCITDSAYMVLIWNALEHDRLYRLSGLEYLRALLQEPDVQESGNTLWIMASPQSARMNLSWLKSEGIDIPERNVYMAPIYGSEIEDPALIQRILQIRPQHIVITVGGGTQERLGLYLKRQLDYLPAIHCIGAAIAFLSGDQVHIPEWVDRFYIGWLFRCISEPKRYLPRYWGARKLLPLMVRYRSELPPLQA; from the coding sequence ATGGAGACAACAGCGAGTCAACCTCTCGCATATTCCAGCCACTTCCGAAAAATTCTTGGCGTCAACTTCTTCGGAGGACAAGCCAAGGAAGCTGTAGAGATGATGCGCTCGGGTGGACTCCTGGTCGTTCCCGCTGCCCCAGCTTTAAAGGACCTTTCCACGAACTCCGGGTATCGTGATGCCTTGGTGAACGCTGACCTTTGCATCACTGATTCCGCCTATATGGTTTTGATCTGGAATGCGTTGGAGCATGACCGTCTGTACCGGCTTTCGGGGCTCGAATATTTGCGTGCTCTACTGCAGGAGCCGGATGTACAAGAGTCCGGTAATACCCTCTGGATTATGGCAAGTCCTCAGAGCGCAAGGATGAACCTTTCCTGGCTGAAGAGTGAAGGCATCGATATTCCTGAACGGAATGTCTACATGGCTCCTATCTATGGCTCTGAGATCGAAGACCCTGCCCTTATTCAACGCATTTTGCAGATTAGGCCCCAACACATCGTCATAACGGTGGGGGGAGGCACACAGGAGAGGCTGGGGCTCTACCTGAAGCGCCAGCTCGACTATCTGCCGGCCATCCATTGCATCGGTGCGGCGATCGCATTTCTGAGCGGAGACCAGGTGCATATCCCGGAATGGGTGGACCGGTTCTATATCGGCTGGCTCTTCCGGTGCATTTCTGAGCCGAAGAGGTATCTGCCGCGTTATTGGGGTGCCCGGAAGCTTCTGCCTCTCATGGTCCGATACCGGAGTGAGTTGCCTCCTTTGCAGGCTTAG
- a CDS encoding NAD-dependent epimerase/dehydratase family protein, translated as MSLKGERAVVCGAGGFIGGHLVKHLIANGVEVVRAVDIKPLDEWYQTTADVENVAMDLKDKDSCLKAVEGVNTVFQLAADMGGMGFIENNKALCMLSVLTNTHMLMAARDKGVGRFFFSSSACVYNADKQTNPDVVALKEEDAYPAMPEDGYGWEKLFSERMCRHFREDYGLETRVARYHNVYGPEGTWTGGREKAPAAICRKVLQAKMDGTHEIEIWGDGKQTRSFMYVDDCTKGSQMILESDILEPINLGSDELVTINQLVDLAEDIAGVKLTRKYNLSAPKGVNGRNSDNTMILDQLKWEPSTKLRDGLAKTYAWIEEQMLVGVAK; from the coding sequence ATGAGCCTCAAAGGGGAAAGAGCAGTTGTCTGTGGAGCCGGTGGTTTCATCGGCGGTCACCTCGTTAAACACCTAATCGCAAATGGAGTCGAGGTGGTACGAGCAGTCGACATTAAGCCTCTTGATGAGTGGTACCAAACTACTGCGGATGTAGAAAATGTGGCGATGGATCTCAAAGACAAAGATAGCTGTTTGAAAGCGGTCGAGGGCGTAAATACGGTCTTTCAACTAGCTGCTGACATGGGTGGGATGGGATTCATCGAGAACAACAAAGCCCTATGCATGCTGTCTGTTTTGACGAACACGCATATGTTGATGGCTGCACGAGACAAGGGTGTAGGGCGCTTCTTCTTCTCTTCTTCAGCTTGCGTATACAACGCAGACAAACAAACAAATCCTGATGTTGTTGCCTTGAAGGAAGAGGATGCATATCCAGCCATGCCGGAAGATGGATACGGGTGGGAAAAGCTCTTCTCCGAGAGAATGTGCCGGCATTTCAGAGAAGATTATGGCTTGGAAACACGGGTTGCACGCTATCACAATGTCTATGGCCCTGAAGGCACGTGGACAGGTGGACGCGAGAAAGCGCCGGCAGCAATCTGCCGTAAAGTACTCCAGGCTAAGATGGACGGCACTCATGAGATCGAGATCTGGGGAGACGGAAAGCAGACGCGTTCCTTCATGTATGTCGACGACTGCACCAAGGGATCTCAGATGATTCTGGAGAGCGACATTCTGGAGCCCATCAATCTCGGTTCGGATGAACTCGTCACCATCAACCAGCTTGTCGATCTTGCCGAAGACATTGCAGGCGTAAAGCTCACCCGTAAATACAACCTGAGCGCTCCCAAAGGCGTGAACGGTCGCAACAGTGACAACACCATGATTTTGGATCAACTGAAGTGGGAACCTTCAACTAAGTTGAGAGATGGTCTGGCTAAGACTTACGCGTGGATTGAGGAACAGATGTTGGTGGGTGTCGCGAAATAA
- a CDS encoding ABC transporter permease → MSFDENRSSHELTILLGIPRRMLSTAVRQPLVAAGVLSLLCFVLASVFAALIAPHDPSRLDLTRRMLAPSTNHWFGTDELGRDILSRIIFGARISLVVSISVVGLSLVVGLFIGCLAGYYGGWIDTLLNVYLTNGFLALPGILMAIAFVAFLGPSLFNLVLALSLSGWVGYARLVRGQVMTIRRREFVEAARALGANDLRILLHHILPNILQPLIVQAAIGMAGAVLSEATLSFLGLGAPPPTPSWGAMLNDARSHLFDSPHMIIFPALALMVVVFSFNLLGDALRELMDPKTKNAMTAK, encoded by the coding sequence TTGAGTTTTGATGAAAATCGATCGTCTCATGAACTGACGATCCTCCTTGGTATTCCCAGGCGCATGCTGTCAACGGCTGTGCGTCAACCCCTTGTCGCTGCAGGAGTACTCAGCCTGCTTTGTTTCGTGCTCGCCTCCGTCTTCGCCGCACTGATCGCCCCCCATGACCCTTCGCGGCTCGATCTCACAAGGCGAATGCTCGCTCCTTCCACTAATCACTGGTTTGGAACAGATGAGCTAGGTCGGGATATTCTTTCGAGAATCATCTTCGGCGCTCGAATCTCACTCGTCGTTTCAATTTCAGTCGTTGGTTTGTCGCTAGTAGTCGGCTTGTTCATAGGCTGCCTGGCGGGGTACTACGGCGGTTGGATCGATACGCTGCTTAATGTGTATCTGACAAACGGATTTCTCGCGCTCCCCGGAATCTTAATGGCTATTGCCTTCGTGGCCTTTCTCGGTCCAAGTCTGTTCAACCTTGTGCTTGCCCTTTCGCTATCGGGATGGGTTGGATACGCAAGGCTCGTCAGGGGGCAGGTGATGACAATTCGGAGGCGAGAGTTTGTTGAAGCCGCGAGGGCGCTTGGTGCGAACGACCTGCGGATTCTCCTCCATCACATTCTCCCGAATATTCTTCAACCGCTCATTGTCCAAGCGGCCATCGGTATGGCGGGCGCGGTACTCTCTGAAGCGACACTCAGTTTCCTGGGCTTAGGCGCGCCCCCTCCAACCCCGAGTTGGGGAGCCATGCTGAATGACGCGCGCTCCCACTTATTCGATTCCCCCCATATGATTATTTTTCCCGCTCTTGCGCTTATGGTCGTGGTTTTCTCGTTCAACCTTCTGGGCGACGCGCTACGGGAGTTGATGGATCCTAAGACGAAGAACGCGATGACCGCGAAGTAG
- a CDS encoding metallophosphoesterase family protein — MNGVFKVGIISDTHGLLRPEAVEALAGVDHILHAGDVGNPEILERLREIAPLTAIRGNVDTIGSCAALPETEAVELAGVLFYLVHSIGWLDINPFDAGVAVVVSGHSHKAEIGSKQGVLYVNPGSAGPRRFKLPVSIARLEIRGVSIIPRILEMEVA, encoded by the coding sequence ATGAACGGAGTCTTTAAAGTTGGAATTATTTCTGATACTCACGGGCTGCTACGCCCGGAAGCAGTTGAGGCTTTGGCAGGCGTAGACCATATTCTTCATGCGGGTGACGTTGGAAACCCGGAGATACTGGAGCGACTCCGCGAGATTGCCCCTCTTACAGCGATTCGCGGCAACGTGGATACGATAGGGTCCTGCGCCGCTTTACCGGAGACGGAAGCGGTGGAGCTGGCAGGAGTCCTTTTCTATCTTGTCCACTCGATAGGATGGCTCGATATCAATCCATTTGACGCTGGAGTCGCCGTGGTTGTAAGCGGGCATTCTCATAAGGCTGAGATCGGCTCGAAACAAGGCGTGCTGTACGTCAATCCTGGCAGCGCAGGGCCGCGGAGATTCAAACTCCCGGTCAGCATCGCACGATTGGAGATTCGAGGCGTGTCCATCATCCCGCGAATTTTAGAGATGGAAGTCGCATAG
- a CDS encoding ABC transporter permease, producing MTAFGQAIRRLLVAIPVLWLVVSVVFLLIHLVPGDPIVQMLGEGASAADITAMRHAYGLDATISTQYIRYITGVFRADLGQSLRMHESVIRLVLSRYPYTLTLSFSALLFGCGIAVPCGIASARHAGQWQDRTLGLASFLGLSFPNFALGPILILVFSIQLGLLPVSGAGSGANFMAHLILPTVTLGSGLAAILTRIVRTSMLEELNQDYIRTARAKGVTERSILYRHALRNALNPVLTVIGLQFGSLLAGAIVTETVFSLPGIGRLTLSAISNRDYSLVQGCILAIGLTYIAVNLLTDVAYGIANPQLRRSDSPSHQG from the coding sequence TTGACGGCTTTCGGCCAGGCAATCCGGCGCTTACTCGTCGCCATACCCGTCCTATGGCTGGTTGTCTCAGTGGTCTTCCTTCTGATTCACCTTGTGCCGGGCGATCCGATTGTCCAGATGTTGGGCGAGGGTGCCTCGGCGGCCGATATCACAGCGATGCGCCATGCCTACGGCCTGGATGCCACTATCTCCACGCAATATATCCGCTACATCACAGGTGTCTTCCGAGCCGATCTCGGACAATCTCTCCGAATGCACGAATCGGTCATCCGCCTCGTTTTGAGTCGGTATCCGTATACGTTGACGCTGTCATTTTCTGCCTTGCTCTTCGGTTGCGGGATAGCTGTGCCTTGTGGGATCGCCTCGGCTCGGCATGCCGGTCAATGGCAGGATCGTACGCTTGGCCTGGCTTCCTTCCTTGGCCTTTCTTTTCCCAACTTCGCCCTCGGACCTATCCTTATTCTGGTCTTTTCGATTCAACTCGGTTTGCTCCCTGTATCGGGCGCGGGATCAGGCGCAAACTTCATGGCTCATCTCATTCTTCCCACGGTGACCCTGGGCAGCGGCCTAGCTGCCATTCTCACCAGGATTGTCCGCACTTCCATGCTGGAGGAGTTGAACCAGGACTACATCAGAACAGCTCGTGCGAAAGGTGTCACGGAGCGATCGATCCTGTACCGCCACGCATTGAGGAATGCATTGAATCCCGTGCTGACTGTTATCGGTCTTCAGTTTGGCAGCTTGCTGGCAGGAGCCATCGTGACAGAAACAGTCTTCAGTCTGCCCGGAATAGGGCGGCTCACACTCTCGGCAATCTCAAATCGAGACTACTCGCTGGTACAAGGTTGTATTCTCGCTATTGGACTTACCTATATCGCGGTCAATCTACTAACGGATGTAGCTTACGGTATCGCAAATCCGCAGCTGAGACGCTCAGACTCGCCATCTCATCAAGGATGA
- a CDS encoding hemolysin family protein → MFEWTLIRGIMVAFFILANSFFVAAEFALVSIRETRVEQLISLGRPGARTVLKLKQSMDDFLPAVQFGVTLASLALGWIGEPAVATIIEDLAAHILPHLPPHIQLYSNAAAIVIAFGIITYFEVLLGELVPKALALQRAERIALAVAGPMDVFIRMTRPAVRLMNTSATLVLRVFKAPLTGEGAVHSPEELKLIASATRRMGLLPPFQEEIIHRAIELSHVVVREIMTPRGNIFSLPASLRLEQASARIVEEQHSRIPIFDPERGPEHIIGIVHSKDVSRLMHFRGNALALGGRGDSTLTLREIMRDALFVPETKLAVELLQEFQERRRQMAIVVDEFGTTVGVVTAEDALEQIVGELEDEFDTGPSRVALSSTGIITLDGSTTLRDLSTRLGWAFPREPGVETLAGFVLNELGHIPVVGECVMHEGQSFRVEEMSGHRIARVRVDDNAISLERRASELQATEDDGLEVSA, encoded by the coding sequence ATGTTCGAGTGGACGCTGATCCGGGGAATCATGGTGGCCTTCTTCATCCTGGCCAACTCCTTCTTCGTCGCAGCCGAGTTCGCACTCGTCAGCATCCGCGAGACCCGCGTCGAGCAACTCATCTCTCTCGGCCGTCCCGGTGCCCGAACCGTCCTCAAGCTCAAGCAGTCCATGGACGACTTCCTCCCCGCCGTCCAGTTCGGAGTCACCCTCGCCAGCCTCGCCCTCGGATGGATCGGCGAACCCGCCGTAGCCACCATCATCGAGGACCTCGCCGCCCACATCCTCCCCCACCTCCCCCCCCACATCCAGCTCTACTCCAACGCCGCTGCCATCGTCATCGCGTTTGGAATCATCACCTACTTCGAAGTCCTCCTCGGTGAACTCGTCCCCAAGGCTCTCGCCCTCCAGCGCGCCGAGCGCATCGCCCTCGCCGTCGCCGGCCCAATGGACGTGTTCATCCGTATGACCCGCCCCGCAGTCCGCCTCATGAACACCTCCGCCACCCTGGTCCTCCGCGTCTTCAAGGCCCCCCTCACCGGGGAGGGTGCCGTCCACTCCCCCGAAGAGCTCAAGCTCATAGCCTCCGCAACCCGCCGCATGGGCCTACTCCCCCCCTTCCAGGAAGAGATCATCCACCGCGCGATTGAATTAAGTCACGTCGTCGTCCGCGAGATCATGACTCCGAGAGGAAACATCTTCTCCCTCCCGGCGAGCCTCCGGCTGGAACAGGCCAGCGCCCGCATCGTCGAGGAGCAGCACTCCCGCATCCCCATCTTCGACCCCGAGCGCGGCCCTGAGCACATCATCGGCATCGTCCACTCCAAGGACGTGTCCCGCCTCATGCACTTCCGCGGCAACGCCCTCGCCCTGGGTGGCCGGGGAGACTCCACCCTTACCCTCCGCGAGATCATGCGGGATGCACTCTTTGTGCCAGAGACCAAGCTTGCGGTGGAGTTGTTGCAGGAGTTCCAGGAGCGCCGACGCCAAATGGCCATCGTCGTCGACGAGTTCGGAACGACGGTAGGGGTCGTCACCGCGGAGGACGCGCTGGAGCAAATCGTCGGAGAGTTGGAGGACGAGTTCGACACGGGCCCAAGCCGCGTCGCACTGAGTTCCACAGGCATCATCACATTGGATGGAAGCACAACACTCCGTGACCTCAGTACACGCCTGGGGTGGGCCTTCCCTCGCGAACCGGGCGTCGAGACGCTTGCCGGTTTCGTTCTCAATGAACTCGGTCACATCCCGGTGGTAGGAGAGTGCGTGATGCACGAGGGACAAAGCTTCCGGGTAGAAGAAATGTCAGGTCACCGCATAGCGCGGGTGAGGGTGGATGACAATGCAATAAGTCTGGAAAGAAGAGCATCGGAACTTCAAGCGACAGAAGACGATGGACTTGAGGTCTCTGCTTGA
- the trxA gene encoding thioredoxin, which produces MAGQFVSEVNDSNFEQDVLKSSQPVLVDFWAAWCGPCRALAPVVDQVAEQFNGQLKVMKMDVDKNSATPSRYGIRGIPALLIFKDGKVAEQIVGVVPKASIEQSITKVIGAPVVA; this is translated from the coding sequence ATGGCAGGTCAGTTTGTTTCCGAAGTAAACGATTCGAACTTCGAGCAGGATGTGTTGAAGTCGTCACAGCCGGTTCTCGTTGATTTCTGGGCAGCCTGGTGCGGTCCCTGTCGCGCACTCGCGCCCGTCGTCGACCAGGTCGCAGAGCAGTTCAACGGACAGCTCAAGGTCATGAAGATGGATGTGGACAAGAACAGCGCCACTCCGTCGCGCTACGGCATCCGCGGCATCCCCGCTCTCCTGATCTTCAAGGACGGTAAGGTAGCCGAGCAGATCGTCGGCGTCGTCCCCAAGGCCAGCATCGAGCAGTCGATCACCAAGGTCATCGGCGCGCCCGTAGTCGCCTAA
- the thrB gene encoding homoserine kinase: MPAFHLKLPATSANLGPGFDALGLAMALYLTLEATPSEHFQIEATGRNPIQVADIERNLLLETYRDLAPQALPLHLKIHNEIPLGMGCGSSAAALLAGVHLASHFGNLNLTAQEILEEACRREGHPDNVAACHLGGLTASAMDKTGVTAATFGRTLDWRLLLALPTTSLATTEARALLPDTYSRADAVANIQATALLVSAFALNRPDLLHAGTQDRIHQPYRSAACPLLPLLLPLAGTPGIHSVTLSGAGPSVLLITDPAEPLQPILDAIRHAASDPALEIVETRIA, encoded by the coding sequence ATGCCAGCCTTCCACCTAAAACTCCCCGCCACCTCCGCCAACCTCGGCCCCGGCTTCGACGCCCTGGGCCTCGCCATGGCCCTCTACCTCACCCTCGAAGCCACCCCCTCCGAGCACTTCCAAATCGAAGCCACCGGCCGCAACCCAATCCAGGTAGCCGATATCGAACGCAATCTCCTCCTCGAAACCTACCGCGATCTAGCCCCCCAGGCCCTGCCCCTCCATCTCAAAATCCACAACGAGATCCCCCTCGGCATGGGCTGCGGCTCCTCCGCCGCCGCACTCCTGGCCGGTGTCCATCTCGCCAGTCACTTCGGCAACCTCAACCTCACCGCGCAAGAGATTCTGGAAGAAGCCTGCCGCCGCGAAGGCCACCCCGACAACGTAGCAGCCTGCCATCTCGGCGGCCTCACCGCCTCAGCCATGGACAAAACCGGAGTCACCGCCGCCACCTTCGGCCGCACTCTGGACTGGCGTCTCCTCCTGGCCCTCCCCACCACCTCGCTCGCCACCACAGAGGCCAGGGCCCTGCTCCCCGACACCTACTCCCGCGCCGACGCCGTCGCCAACATCCAGGCTACCGCGCTCCTCGTCTCCGCCTTCGCCCTCAATCGCCCCGACCTCCTCCACGCCGGCACCCAGGACCGCATCCACCAGCCCTACCGCTCAGCCGCCTGCCCGCTCCTGCCCCTTCTGCTTCCCCTGGCCGGAACTCCAGGCATCCACTCCGTAACCCTCAGCGGAGCAGGCCCCTCGGTTCTCCTCATCACGGACCCCGCCGAACCCCTCCAGCCCATCCTCGACGCCATCCGCCACGCCGCCTCAGACCCGGCTTTGGAGATCGTTGAAACACGCATCGCCTGA
- a CDS encoding EAL and HDOD domain-containing protein — MPSLSSTSMRDPLQTPEQSIRKSGESSVTRFVGRQPILDAHQNIFGYELLFRAGLDNVFSGDAEDATRQMVDNALLIGLDTLAPGSKAFINCTREALVSRTVTLLPAELTVLEVLETVDVDDEVVHAVAELKQAGYQIALDDFLPGNSSDRLLCFANYIKLDFRALSHEELLSIQRELSASKIPLIAEKVETVEEFRRALAEGYQFFQGYFFSHPIISSSRHIPTNNLIYIQLLSALTKSPYDIHEVEKILMSEASICYRLLRLANSAQIAHRGEVTSIAQALMIVGEDQFRRLATIAIAVSLSKGVTVSYELVYLALQRARFCELLSSSAGQIQGEQYLIGLLSTVDAILQTPMQEVLSMLPLRPEATAALLGAASDTAVPLRLLHCYEQKQWTRCTELSKALKITDAQLTEMYVSASRWATSQLKAVNF, encoded by the coding sequence GTGCCGTCCCTGTCCTCCACCTCCATGCGAGACCCTTTGCAGACCCCAGAGCAGTCCATCCGCAAATCCGGCGAATCCTCTGTCACCCGCTTCGTCGGTCGCCAGCCCATCCTCGACGCCCATCAGAATATCTTCGGATATGAGCTCCTTTTCCGCGCCGGACTGGACAACGTCTTCTCCGGCGACGCAGAGGACGCCACGCGCCAGATGGTGGATAACGCGCTGCTCATCGGCCTCGATACCCTCGCCCCCGGCTCCAAGGCATTCATCAACTGCACCCGCGAGGCCCTCGTCAGTCGCACGGTTACCCTTCTGCCGGCTGAACTCACCGTTCTTGAAGTCCTGGAAACCGTAGACGTAGACGATGAAGTTGTCCACGCCGTCGCCGAGCTCAAACAAGCCGGCTACCAGATCGCCCTGGACGATTTCCTGCCCGGAAACTCCTCCGACCGGCTCCTCTGCTTTGCGAACTACATCAAGCTCGACTTCCGCGCCCTCAGCCATGAAGAGCTCTTGAGCATCCAGCGTGAGCTCTCCGCCTCGAAGATCCCGCTCATCGCAGAGAAAGTCGAAACGGTAGAAGAGTTTCGCCGCGCCCTCGCCGAAGGCTACCAGTTCTTCCAGGGCTACTTCTTCTCGCACCCCATCATCAGCTCCAGCCGTCACATCCCCACCAACAACCTCATCTATATTCAGCTTCTCAGCGCTCTCACCAAATCCCCGTACGACATCCACGAAGTGGAAAAGATCCTCATGAGCGAGGCATCGATCTGCTACCGCCTCCTCCGCCTCGCCAACTCAGCCCAGATCGCACACCGTGGAGAGGTCACCTCCATCGCCCAGGCCCTCATGATCGTAGGAGAGGACCAGTTCCGTCGTCTCGCCACCATCGCCATCGCGGTCTCGCTCAGCAAAGGCGTCACCGTCTCGTATGAGCTCGTCTATCTCGCCCTCCAACGCGCCCGTTTCTGTGAGCTCCTCAGCTCCAGCGCAGGTCAGATCCAGGGCGAGCAGTACCTCATCGGTCTCCTCTCCACCGTCGATGCCATCCTCCAGACCCCCATGCAGGAGGTCCTCAGCATGCTTCCTCTCCGCCCGGAAGCCACCGCAGCCCTCCTCGGAGCGGCCTCGGACACGGCTGTACCCCTGCGTCTCCTGCACTGCTATGAGCAGAAACAATGGACCCGCTGCACAGAACTCTCCAAAGCTCTCAAGATCACCGACGCCCAGCTCACAGAGATGTACGTCTCCGCCTCCCGCTGGGCCACCAGCCAGCTCAAAGCCGTCAACTTCTAA